A single region of the Methylocystis echinoides genome encodes:
- a CDS encoding NAD(P)/FAD-dependent oxidoreductase — translation MKTADVIVLGAGMVGVSAALHLQARGRDVVLVDRRGAGLETSFGNAGLIERSSIFPYLFPRDPAKLIKYALNLLPEAHYHLGALPSVGPWLLRYWRESAPARVAKNIAARRPLIEDSLIEHEALIQQAGCGTLLRRTGWLKLFRRPETLAAGVAEAEKLRAYDLDIDILDAKGVLAREPNLATVAGAVHYLDTAFINDPGALAKAYADLFSARGGRFVSADALTLEQEPDGRWSVAGPDGRIGAGAAVVALGPWSDLIYRRYGYDMPLGFKRGYHMHYAPQRGTKLNHPILDADNGYLLAPMARGVRLTSGAEFAPRDAPPTPVQIERCEPIARLLFPLGPALDQAPWKGARPCLPDMLPVLGEAPRHKGLWFDFGHAHHGLTLGPVSGRLLAEMMTGESPFTDPAPYSATRF, via the coding sequence ATGAAGACGGCGGATGTGATCGTTCTCGGCGCGGGCATGGTGGGCGTCTCCGCCGCCCTGCATCTTCAGGCGCGCGGGCGCGACGTGGTGCTCGTCGACCGGCGCGGCGCGGGGCTGGAGACGAGCTTCGGCAACGCCGGCCTGATCGAGCGCTCCTCGATCTTCCCCTATCTGTTCCCGCGCGATCCGGCGAAGCTCATCAAATATGCGCTCAACCTGCTGCCCGAGGCGCATTACCACCTCGGCGCCCTGCCCTCGGTCGGCCCCTGGCTGCTGCGCTACTGGCGCGAGAGCGCGCCGGCGCGCGTGGCGAAAAACATCGCCGCCCGGCGCCCGCTGATCGAGGACAGCCTCATCGAACATGAGGCGCTGATCCAGCAGGCCGGCTGCGGGACGCTGCTGCGCCGCACCGGCTGGCTCAAGCTGTTTCGCCGCCCGGAAACCCTCGCGGCCGGCGTCGCCGAAGCCGAGAAACTGCGCGCCTACGACCTCGACATCGACATTCTCGATGCGAAGGGGGTGCTGGCGCGCGAGCCAAATCTGGCGACCGTCGCGGGCGCCGTCCATTACCTCGACACGGCTTTCATCAACGATCCCGGGGCGCTGGCCAAAGCCTATGCCGATCTGTTTTCCGCGCGCGGCGGGCGCTTCGTTTCCGCCGACGCGCTGACGCTCGAACAGGAGCCGGACGGGCGCTGGAGCGTCGCGGGGCCGGACGGCCGCATCGGCGCCGGCGCGGCGGTCGTGGCGCTGGGGCCATGGTCCGACCTCATCTACCGGCGCTACGGCTACGACATGCCGCTCGGCTTCAAGCGCGGCTATCACATGCATTACGCCCCGCAGCGCGGAACGAAGCTGAACCATCCGATCCTCGACGCCGACAATGGCTACCTGCTCGCGCCCATGGCGCGCGGCGTGCGGCTCACCAGCGGAGCGGAGTTCGCGCCCCGCGACGCGCCGCCGACGCCGGTGCAGATCGAGCGCTGCGAGCCGATCGCCCGGTTGCTCTTCCCGCTCGGCCCGGCGCTGGATCAGGCGCCGTGGAAAGGCGCGCGCCCCTGCCTGCCGGACATGCTGCCCGTGCTCGGCGAGGCGCCGCGTCACAAGGGGCTGTGGTTCGATTTCGGCCACGCCCATCACGGGCTGACGCTCGGGCCGGTCAGCGGGCGGCTGCTCGCCGAAATGATGACCGGCGAAAGCCCCTTCACCGACCCAGCACCCTATTCAGCGACACGGTTTTAG
- a CDS encoding type II toxin-antitoxin system RelE/ParE family toxin — MTGFRLSTEAQSDLHDIRRYLIRNAGPASARHVVVEIRRALRIVGENPGIGHSREDLTDEPVKFWPVLSYLIVYDLARRPVGVARILHGARDAQQMFRDLPPRI; from the coding sequence TTGACAGGCTTTCGCCTGTCGACAGAAGCACAGTCCGATCTTCACGACATCCGGCGCTATCTGATACGGAACGCGGGTCCAGCAAGCGCGCGTCATGTCGTCGTCGAGATTCGCCGGGCGCTGCGGATCGTCGGCGAAAACCCCGGGATCGGACACAGTCGTGAAGATCTTACCGATGAGCCAGTCAAGTTCTGGCCGGTTCTTTCGTACCTGATCGTCTATGATCTGGCGCGGCGCCCGGTCGGCGTTGCGCGTATCCTTCACGGGGCTCGGGACGCTCAACAGATGTTCCGGGACCTGCCGCCCCGCATATGA
- a CDS encoding type II toxin-antitoxin system ParD family antitoxin — translation MSVSLTPELEQLVRQKVDTGRYTSASEVLREALRLLEERDQLEASRKDEIRAKVAAGMASLRAGDSVDGEAFFDRLEAELEAQDRRGSN, via the coding sequence ATGAGCGTCAGCCTCACCCCGGAACTCGAGCAACTGGTGCGCCAGAAAGTCGACACCGGCCGATACACATCAGCAAGCGAGGTCCTGCGCGAGGCGCTGCGGCTGCTGGAGGAGCGCGACCAGCTCGAAGCCTCTCGCAAGGATGAAATCCGGGCGAAGGTTGCGGCAGGCATGGCCTCGCTGCGCGCTGGAGACAGCGTGGATGGCGAAGCGTTCTTCGACCGCCTCGAGGCCGAACTCGAGGCGCAGGACCGACGGGGATCGAATTGA
- a CDS encoding VIT1/CCC1 transporter family protein, which yields MLWGRRPRAGPGEHVERHFLNTETVRDVVIGMADGLTVPFALAAGISAAIASSRVVVTAGLAEIVAGATAMGLGGYLAARSDQEHFLSEEKREYLEVEKLPEQERHELRDIFAQYGLTKPELDSVVAALSADKKRWVDFMMRFELGLERPDPKRAPISAATIATAYAVGGLIPLAPYIFEEDVKRALIHSALFTGVALLVFGAVKGRLTGVSPLRSGLQTFLVGGLAAGAAYYLASLFG from the coding sequence CTGCTCTGGGGCCGGCGGCCCAGAGCAGGGCCGGGCGAGCATGTGGAGCGGCATTTCCTCAACACCGAGACCGTGCGCGACGTGGTCATCGGCATGGCGGACGGCCTCACCGTGCCCTTCGCGCTGGCCGCCGGCATTTCGGCGGCGATCGCATCGAGCCGCGTGGTGGTGACGGCGGGGCTTGCGGAGATCGTCGCGGGCGCCACCGCCATGGGGCTCGGCGGCTATCTCGCGGCGCGCAGCGATCAGGAGCATTTCCTGTCGGAGGAGAAGCGCGAATATCTGGAGGTCGAGAAGCTGCCCGAGCAGGAGCGCCACGAGCTGCGCGATATTTTCGCGCAATATGGGCTCACGAAGCCCGAGCTCGATTCCGTCGTCGCCGCCCTCTCGGCCGACAAGAAGCGCTGGGTGGATTTCATGATGCGCTTCGAGCTGGGGCTGGAGCGTCCGGACCCGAAACGCGCGCCGATCAGCGCGGCGACCATCGCCACGGCCTATGCCGTCGGCGGGCTGATCCCGCTCGCGCCCTATATATTCGAGGAGGATGTGAAGCGCGCGCTCATCCATTCGGCGCTTTTCACCGGCGTCGCCCTGCTCGTTTTCGGCGCTGTGAAGGGGCGGCTCACGGGGGTGAGCCCGCTGAGGTCGGGCCTGCAGACCTTTCTCGTCGGCGGGTTGGCGGCGGGCGCGGCGTATTATCTGGCGTCGCTGTTCGGGTGA
- the purB gene encoding adenylosuccinate lyase translates to MIPRYSRPEMTSIWEPQTRFRIWFEIEAYACDALAELGVIPKESAKNIWDKADFVKFDVARIDEIERVTKHDVIAFLTHLAEFIGPDSRFVHQGMTSSDVLDTCLAVQLSRAADLLIADVDALLAAIRKRAHEHKFTPSIGRSHGIHAEPVTFGLKMAQAYAEFTRARERLVTARKEVATCAISGAVGTFANIDPRVEEYVAHKMGLVPEPVSTQVIPRDRHAAFFATLGVVASSIERLATEIRHLQRTEVLEAEEFFSAGQKGSSAMPHKRNPVLTENLTGLARLVRGMAIPAMENVALWHERDISHSSVERMIGPDATVTLDFALARLTNVIDNLVVYPENMKKNLDKLGGLVHSQRVLLALTQKGVSREDAYAMVQRNAMPVWRGEGEFRTLLGADPDVSAKLSPAELDELFDLSYHFKHVDTIFRRVFGE, encoded by the coding sequence ATGATCCCGCGCTATTCCCGACCCGAGATGACGAGCATCTGGGAGCCGCAAACGCGCTTTCGCATCTGGTTCGAGATCGAGGCCTATGCCTGCGACGCGCTGGCGGAACTCGGCGTCATCCCCAAGGAGAGCGCCAAAAACATCTGGGACAAGGCCGATTTCGTTAAGTTCGACGTCGCCCGCATCGACGAGATCGAGCGCGTCACCAAGCATGACGTCATCGCCTTCCTCACTCATCTCGCGGAATTCATCGGCCCGGATTCGCGCTTCGTGCATCAGGGCATGACGTCCTCGGACGTGCTCGACACCTGCCTCGCGGTGCAGCTTTCGCGGGCGGCGGATCTCCTGATCGCCGACGTCGACGCGCTGCTCGCGGCCATCAGGAAGCGCGCCCATGAGCATAAATTCACGCCGAGCATTGGCCGCTCGCATGGCATTCACGCCGAGCCCGTGACCTTCGGGCTGAAGATGGCGCAGGCCTACGCCGAATTCACCCGCGCCCGCGAGCGTCTGGTGACCGCGCGCAAGGAGGTCGCCACCTGCGCGATTTCCGGCGCCGTCGGCACCTTCGCCAATATTGATCCCCGCGTCGAGGAATATGTCGCGCACAAGATGGGCCTCGTTCCCGAGCCCGTGTCGACGCAGGTCATCCCGCGCGACCGCCATGCGGCCTTCTTCGCGACATTGGGCGTCGTCGCCTCCTCGATCGAGCGGCTCGCCACCGAAATCCGTCATCTCCAGCGCACCGAAGTTCTCGAGGCGGAGGAATTTTTCTCGGCCGGGCAGAAGGGCTCGTCGGCCATGCCGCACAAGCGCAACCCGGTGCTCACCGAAAACCTCACCGGCCTCGCCCGCCTCGTGCGCGGCATGGCGATTCCGGCGATGGAGAATGTGGCGCTCTGGCACGAGCGCGATATTTCGCATTCCTCCGTCGAGCGCATGATCGGCCCCGACGCCACCGTGACGCTGGATTTCGCCCTGGCGCGGCTCACCAATGTCATCGACAATCTCGTGGTCTATCCCGAGAACATGAAGAAGAACCTCGACAAGCTCGGCGGGCTCGTCCATTCGCAGCGCGTGCTGCTGGCGCTCACGCAGAAGGGCGTCTCACGCGAGGACGCCTATGCGATGGTGCAGCGCAACGCCATGCCGGTCTGGCGCGGCGAGGGCGAGTTTCGCACGCTGCTCGGCGCCGATCCCGACGTGAGCGCGAAACTGTCGCCGGCCGAACTCGACGAATTGTTCGACCTCTCGTACCACTTCAAGCACGTGGACACGATTTTCCGACGCGTTTTTGGAGAATAA
- a CDS encoding DUF2721 domain-containing protein: protein MTFDSPSVQQLSTVIYQVTGPAFLLAAEAQLLSVLVTRLDRIVDRSHLLDRLDDAEDRTQLREELPILEKRARLMHRAIYWGVASCIVTSILVILSFITAFLRMRHEYGAGAMFALAMALFTAALVFFGREVRLSAFEVDRTTLILQKRVGKSCPRA from the coding sequence ATGACATTCGATTCCCCCTCCGTCCAGCAGCTTTCGACCGTCATCTATCAGGTTACCGGGCCGGCCTTTCTGCTGGCCGCCGAGGCGCAGCTTCTCAGCGTTCTGGTGACGCGGCTGGATCGCATTGTCGATCGCTCGCATCTGCTCGACAGGCTGGACGATGCGGAGGACCGCACGCAACTGAGGGAAGAACTGCCCATCCTCGAAAAACGCGCCCGGCTGATGCACCGTGCGATCTATTGGGGCGTGGCGAGCTGTATCGTGACGAGCATTCTCGTCATCCTCAGTTTCATCACCGCCTTTTTGCGCATGCGGCACGAATATGGCGCGGGCGCCATGTTCGCCCTCGCCATGGCGCTGTTCACCGCCGCGCTCGTCTTCTTCGGCCGGGAAGTCCGCCTCTCGGCCTTCGAAGTCGACCGAACGACGCTTATTCTCCAAAAACGCGTCGGAAAATCGTGTCCACGTGCTTGA
- the ccmI gene encoding c-type cytochrome biogenesis protein CcmI, giving the protein MIWLIFALLTGAAVMAVLAPLAFRGEARDASAADIDFFEEQLAEIAREKAEGRLDPAEAEVAKTEAARRLLRAESAPKARAGGSRRNALVAALAAIVIVPAVAVPLYLRIGKVDMPDMPLTARLESAPERGDLAGAVARIEQHLREHPEDGQGFEVVAPYYLRTGRGEEAVAAYEKALKLLGATAQRHSTLGQARMVVAQGKVTAEAQKDFEAALALDPNDPMALYYLALAAEQAGDKEKAIAMFGALEANASSDAPYLPAVRKRLAALRGEPEAPPPPPMAAQQGPGSAQGKAIAAMPAQQRDAAIRGMVDRLATRLQAQGDDVEGWLKLIRAYSVLGEGEKAKKAVGDARKALAGKEGGARVDALAKELNIGG; this is encoded by the coding sequence ATGATCTGGCTCATCTTCGCACTTCTCACCGGCGCCGCCGTCATGGCGGTCCTTGCGCCGCTCGCCTTTCGCGGCGAGGCGCGGGACGCCAGCGCGGCCGACATCGACTTTTTCGAGGAGCAGCTCGCGGAGATTGCGCGCGAGAAGGCGGAAGGCCGTCTCGACCCCGCCGAGGCGGAGGTCGCGAAGACGGAAGCCGCCCGCCGTCTCCTGCGCGCCGAATCCGCGCCGAAAGCCCGCGCCGGCGGCTCCCGCAGGAACGCGCTGGTTGCGGCGCTGGCCGCGATCGTCATCGTCCCGGCCGTCGCCGTGCCGCTCTATCTGCGGATCGGGAAGGTCGACATGCCCGACATGCCGCTGACCGCGCGGCTGGAATCCGCGCCCGAGCGGGGCGATCTCGCCGGCGCCGTCGCCCGCATCGAGCAGCATTTGCGCGAGCATCCGGAGGACGGGCAGGGCTTCGAGGTGGTCGCGCCCTATTACCTGCGCACCGGGCGCGGCGAGGAGGCCGTCGCCGCCTATGAGAAGGCGCTCAAGCTTCTCGGCGCGACGGCGCAGCGTCATTCGACGCTTGGACAGGCGCGCATGGTCGTCGCGCAGGGCAAGGTGACGGCGGAAGCGCAGAAGGATTTCGAGGCGGCGCTGGCGCTCGATCCGAATGATCCGATGGCGCTCTATTATCTCGCGCTCGCCGCCGAGCAGGCCGGCGACAAGGAGAAGGCCATCGCCATGTTCGGCGCGCTGGAGGCCAACGCCTCCAGTGACGCGCCCTATCTCCCGGCTGTCCGGAAGCGGCTCGCGGCGCTGCGCGGCGAGCCCGAGGCGCCGCCGCCGCCGCCGATGGCGGCGCAGCAGGGACCAGGGAGCGCGCAGGGCAAGGCGATTGCGGCCATGCCGGCGCAGCAGCGCGACGCGGCGATCCGCGGCATGGTCGACCGGCTTGCGACGCGGCTCCAGGCGCAGGGCGACGACGTCGAGGGCTGGCTGAAGCTCATTCGCGCCTATAGCGTGCTCGGTGAAGGCGAGAAGGCGAAGAAGGCCGTGGGCGACGCCCGCAAGGCGCTCGCCGGCAAGGAGGGCGGCGCGCGCGTCGACGCGCTGGCGAAGGAACTCAATATCGGAGGGTAG
- the ccmE gene encoding cytochrome c maturation protein CcmE — MTRKGKRLTLIIGALAVLGLAAGLMLFALRDNIVFFYTPSELAQKQTAPGARLRIGGLVKEGSVVKNGKDVSFVVTDRTKDLDITYTGLLPDLFREGQGVVVDGQLQAGGKFRADSVLAKHDERYMPKDVADALKKQGVWQGEQK, encoded by the coding sequence ATGACGCGCAAAGGCAAGAGACTGACTCTCATCATCGGCGCCCTCGCCGTTCTGGGCCTCGCCGCCGGACTGATGCTGTTCGCGCTGCGAGACAATATCGTCTTCTTCTACACGCCCTCCGAACTGGCGCAGAAACAGACGGCGCCCGGCGCGCGGCTGCGCATCGGCGGCCTCGTCAAGGAGGGCAGCGTCGTGAAGAACGGCAAGGATGTTTCCTTCGTCGTCACCGACCGCACCAAGGACCTCGACATCACCTACACCGGCCTGCTGCCCGATCTCTTCCGCGAGGGACAGGGCGTCGTCGTCGACGGCCAGTTGCAGGCGGGCGGAAAATTCAGGGCCGACAGCGTTCTCGCCAAGCATGACGAGCGCTACATGCCCAAGGATGTCGCCGACGCGCTCAAGAAACAGGGCGTATGGCAGGGAGAGCAGAAGTGA
- a CDS encoding heme lyase CcmF/NrfE family subunit: MIVETGHYALVLALALALMQFAIPFAGARLNDTALMRVARPAAIVQFLFVALAYGVLTYAHVVSDFSLVNVIENSHSLKPFIYKISGVWGNHEGSMLLWVLVLSFCGALVALFSATMPDKLRADALSVQGLLGAAFLLFILLTSNPFARVDQPPWEGRDLNPILQDPGLAIHPPLLYLGYVGFSIVFSFAAAALIGGRIDAAWARFARPWTLFAWVALTLGIAMGSYWAYYTLGWGGFWFWDPVENASLMPWLAGTALLHSAAVMEKREALKVWTIFLAILAFSLSLLGTFLVRSGVLTSVHAFASDPERGVFILGILIFFIGGALALFAIRAGSLPTGGLFAPISREGALVVNNLLLSASCATVVIGTLYPLALEALTGEKISVGAPFFNTVLIPVALPLALLMPIGQMLPWKRGDLGAALSRLRVAFVVGLVGAAALGALYGTPFLSILFGGVAVYLVVGGVSDIVQRVTFRAASAGSVFARLRGVPLSAWGTSISHAGMGLTLLGLAATGWGVENILVMKPGDFYDVGPYRLGIESVDARQGPNYSEIYAVMAVRAGDRTLATIEPAKRNYPARRMQRSEAGIVTLGLGQVYAAIGESHPDGTIDARLYWKPFVTLIWFGALVMAFGGACSLADRRLRIGVARRAVALPEAAE, encoded by the coding sequence GTGATCGTCGAAACCGGACATTACGCGCTCGTTCTCGCGCTGGCTCTGGCGCTCATGCAATTCGCCATCCCCTTCGCGGGGGCGCGGCTCAATGACACGGCGCTGATGCGCGTCGCGCGGCCGGCCGCGATCGTGCAGTTTCTCTTCGTCGCGCTCGCCTATGGCGTGCTGACCTACGCCCATGTCGTTTCCGATTTCTCGCTCGTCAACGTCATCGAGAATTCGCATTCGCTGAAGCCCTTCATCTACAAGATCTCCGGCGTGTGGGGGAATCACGAAGGCTCCATGCTGCTGTGGGTCCTGGTGCTCTCCTTCTGCGGCGCGCTGGTCGCGCTCTTCTCGGCGACCATGCCCGACAAGCTGCGCGCCGACGCGCTCTCCGTTCAGGGCCTGCTGGGCGCGGCCTTTCTTTTGTTCATCCTGCTGACCTCCAATCCCTTCGCGCGCGTCGATCAGCCGCCGTGGGAAGGGCGCGACCTCAATCCGATCCTTCAGGACCCCGGCCTCGCGATCCATCCGCCGCTGCTCTATCTCGGCTATGTCGGCTTCTCGATCGTCTTTTCCTTCGCGGCGGCGGCGCTCATCGGCGGGCGCATCGACGCGGCCTGGGCGCGCTTCGCAAGGCCCTGGACGCTCTTCGCCTGGGTGGCGCTGACGCTCGGCATCGCCATGGGCTCCTACTGGGCCTATTACACGCTCGGCTGGGGCGGCTTCTGGTTCTGGGACCCGGTCGAGAACGCCTCGCTCATGCCCTGGCTCGCCGGCACGGCGCTGCTGCACAGCGCGGCGGTGATGGAGAAGCGCGAGGCGCTCAAGGTCTGGACGATCTTCCTTGCAATTCTGGCCTTCTCGCTGTCGCTGCTCGGCACTTTCCTCGTGCGCTCCGGCGTGCTCACCTCCGTGCACGCCTTCGCCAGCGATCCCGAGCGCGGCGTCTTCATTCTGGGCATCCTGATCTTCTTCATCGGCGGCGCGCTGGCGCTCTTCGCCATCCGCGCCGGCTCGCTGCCCACTGGCGGCCTGTTCGCGCCGATCTCGCGCGAGGGCGCGCTGGTCGTGAACAATCTGCTGCTCTCGGCGAGCTGCGCGACGGTTGTCATCGGCACGCTCTACCCGCTGGCGCTGGAGGCGCTGACCGGCGAGAAGATTTCCGTCGGCGCGCCCTTCTTCAACACGGTGCTGATCCCCGTCGCTTTGCCGCTCGCGCTGCTCATGCCGATTGGCCAGATGCTCCCGTGGAAGCGCGGCGATCTCGGCGCGGCGCTCTCACGTCTGCGGGTCGCCTTTGTCGTGGGCCTCGTCGGCGCGGCGGCGCTCGGGGCGCTGTACGGGACGCCCTTCCTCTCGATCCTCTTTGGCGGGGTCGCCGTTTATCTCGTCGTCGGCGGCGTGAGCGACATCGTCCAGCGCGTCACTTTCCGCGCCGCCTCGGCAGGCTCGGTGTTCGCGCGCCTGCGCGGCGTGCCGCTGTCGGCCTGGGGCACGTCCATCTCGCACGCGGGCATGGGGCTGACGCTGCTCGGCCTCGCCGCGACGGGCTGGGGCGTGGAGAACATCCTCGTCATGAAGCCCGGCGATTTCTACGATGTCGGCCCCTACAGGCTCGGCATCGAGTCGGTCGATGCGCGACAGGGGCCGAATTATTCGGAAATCTATGCGGTCATGGCCGTGCGCGCCGGCGACCGGACGCTCGCAACCATCGAGCCCGCCAAGCGCAACTATCCGGCGCGGCGGATGCAGCGCTCGGAGGCCGGCATTGTGACGCTCGGTCTCGGGCAGGTTTATGCGGCGATCGGCGAGTCGCATCCCGACGGGACCATCGACGCGCGGCTTTACTGGAAGCCCTTCGTGACGCTGATCTGGTTCGGCGCGCTGGTGATGGCGTTCGGCGGCGCCTGCTCGCTGGCGGACCGGCGCTTGAGGATCGGCGTCGCAAGGCGGGCGGTTGCGTTGCCGGAGGCTGCGGAATGA
- a CDS encoding cytochrome c-type biogenesis protein: MTPVLAVTPAEKLSDPAMEARARAITSELRCLVCQNQSVDDSDASLAKDLRTLVRDKLKEGLTDAQVKDYVHERYGDFVLLRPPVKMETILLWTAPLLALLAGAAAVWTAARRRRAPAGPAVLTEEERVRLKALGVERDLDR; the protein is encoded by the coding sequence ATGACCCCCGTCCTCGCCGTCACCCCGGCGGAAAAACTGTCGGACCCGGCGATGGAGGCGCGCGCCCGCGCCATCACCAGTGAGCTGCGCTGCCTCGTCTGTCAGAATCAGTCGGTCGACGATTCCGACGCCTCGCTGGCGAAGGACCTGCGCACATTGGTCCGCGACAAGCTCAAGGAAGGCCTGACCGACGCGCAGGTGAAGGACTATGTCCACGAGCGCTACGGCGATTTCGTGCTGCTGCGGCCGCCGGTGAAGATGGAGACGATCCTGCTCTGGACCGCGCCGCTGCTGGCGCTTCTGGCGGGCGCCGCGGCGGTCTGGACGGCGGCCCGCCGCCGCCGCGCGCCGGCCGGCCCCGCGGTCCTCACCGAGGAAGAGCGCGTGCGGCTGAAGGCGCTCGGGGTCGAGCGGGACCTCGATCGGTGA
- a CDS encoding zinc-finger domain-containing protein: protein MAEHSTPHFHNTPGVAEIRVGAKEFMCIGALPPYDHPHVYIDMGAESQAVCPYCSTLYVYDASLHGGAEPKECVYHAEEAA from the coding sequence ATGGCCGAACATTCCACGCCCCATTTCCACAACACGCCCGGCGTCGCAGAGATTCGCGTGGGGGCGAAGGAATTCATGTGCATTGGCGCGCTGCCGCCCTACGACCATCCGCATGTCTATATCGACATGGGCGCCGAGTCGCAGGCCGTCTGCCCCTATTGCTCGACGCTCTATGTCTACGACGCCTCTCTCCATGGCGGCGCCGAGCCGAAGGAATGCGTTTATCACGCCGAAGAAGCGGCCTGA
- a CDS encoding FAD-dependent monooxygenase has product MSAPIVIAGAGIGGLTAALAVAQAGRRVHLIERAAKIEEVGAGFQIAPNAGRALARLGLEEALAAVALEPQGINVRRGRDGAVLARLDVSDVRAQWGAPFRVFHRADLQQVLLQAALGHPQIEIRTGTRLGEFEDRDGVIRLRAHGPEGVEEIVAAGLVGADGQRSAVRAHLLPTERDAPVYSGRTAWRALIPTELAPPELRARESHLWLLPGAHVVHYPLRDGSIINVVVIVSEPPRHTEGAAILALDGPELARHLRRQQPAEMLAALIEAGASFRHWPLFARPPLKRWSRGGVTLLGDAAHPMMPFLAQGAAQAIEDAEALGLAFRQLGASVERTFAAYEAKRIGRAAKIVRASWRQGEYFHLSGLAASARDLTIRALGGRGMLARNAWLYR; this is encoded by the coding sequence GTGAGCGCCCCCATCGTCATCGCGGGCGCCGGGATCGGTGGTCTGACAGCGGCCCTCGCCGTCGCACAGGCGGGACGCCGCGTCCATCTGATCGAGCGCGCCGCGAAAATCGAGGAAGTCGGCGCCGGTTTCCAGATCGCGCCCAATGCGGGGCGCGCGCTCGCCCGGCTGGGTCTTGAAGAGGCGCTCGCCGCCGTCGCCCTCGAACCACAGGGCATCAATGTCCGCCGCGGCCGGGACGGCGCCGTGCTGGCCCGGCTCGACGTGTCGGACGTGCGCGCGCAATGGGGCGCGCCCTTCCGCGTCTTCCACCGCGCCGATCTCCAGCAGGTCCTGTTGCAGGCGGCCCTCGGACATCCCCAGATCGAGATCCGGACCGGGACCCGCCTCGGCGAATTCGAGGACCGGGACGGCGTCATCCGCCTGCGCGCCCATGGGCCCGAAGGCGTCGAGGAGATCGTCGCGGCGGGGCTCGTCGGGGCGGATGGCCAACGCTCGGCCGTGCGCGCCCATCTCCTTCCGACCGAGCGCGACGCGCCCGTCTATTCCGGCCGCACCGCCTGGCGGGCGCTGATCCCCACCGAGCTGGCGCCGCCCGAATTGCGCGCCCGCGAGAGCCATCTGTGGCTGCTGCCCGGCGCCCATGTCGTGCATTATCCGTTGCGCGACGGCTCCATCATCAATGTCGTCGTCATCGTGTCCGAACCGCCGCGCCATACCGAGGGCGCGGCGATTCTCGCGCTCGACGGTCCCGAGCTCGCCCGCCATCTGCGGCGCCAGCAGCCGGCCGAAATGCTGGCCGCGCTGATCGAGGCCGGGGCGAGCTTCAGGCACTGGCCGCTCTTTGCCCGCCCCCCGCTCAAGCGCTGGAGCCGGGGCGGCGTGACCCTGCTCGGCGACGCGGCGCATCCGATGATGCCGTTTCTCGCGCAGGGCGCGGCGCAGGCGATCGAGGATGCGGAAGCGCTCGGCCTCGCCTTCCGGCAGCTTGGCGCGAGCGTCGAGCGCACCTTCGCCGCCTATGAGGCGAAGCGGATCGGCCGCGCCGCGAAAATCGTGCGGGCCTCCTGGCGGCAGGGCGAATATTTCCATTTGAGCGGACTCGCGGCGTCGGCCCGCGATCTGACCATCCGCGCGCTCGGCGGGCGCGGGATGCTCGCCCGGAACGCATGGCTTTACCGGTAG
- a CDS encoding MipA/OmpV family protein yields MRFLLAGVAALSLARGCAAAELTPPPKTDAKGWIVTVSVIGAVRPSFPGSSEMTGYPFPAVSFRRVGEAETFSTPDEGFGLDVLDMGYLKAGPVANFTFERGRQPQLFGLHTVGLTHEVGGFVEAYPIDHFRVRAEMRQGVDGHKGFVAAFYADAYETLGAFRLSVGPRLNFGDNTYANAFFSVTPFEALLNGRLTPYQATGGFTAAGGMATVRYDLNDLTSVSIYGGGQRLLGSVGSSPIPNVAGSRNQFNAGLAVSRSFIVHPEAFLPDLF; encoded by the coding sequence ATGAGATTCCTGTTGGCCGGCGTCGCTGCCCTTTCGCTCGCGCGCGGCTGCGCCGCGGCGGAGCTGACCCCGCCGCCCAAGACCGACGCCAAGGGCTGGATCGTCACCGTCAGCGTCATCGGCGCGGTGCGGCCGAGCTTTCCCGGCTCCTCGGAAATGACGGGCTATCCCTTTCCGGCCGTCTCCTTCCGCCGGGTCGGCGAGGCTGAAACCTTCTCGACGCCCGACGAGGGTTTCGGCCTCGATGTCCTCGACATGGGCTATCTGAAGGCCGGACCGGTCGCCAACTTCACCTTCGAGCGCGGGCGCCAGCCGCAACTCTTCGGCCTGCACACCGTCGGCCTCACCCATGAGGTGGGCGGTTTCGTCGAAGCCTATCCGATCGATCATTTCCGCGTGCGCGCCGAGATGCGGCAGGGCGTCGACGGACACAAGGGCTTCGTCGCGGCGTTCTACGCCGACGCCTATGAGACGCTGGGCGCGTTCCGCCTGTCGGTCGGCCCGCGCCTTAATTTCGGCGACAACACCTACGCCAACGCTTTCTTCTCGGTGACTCCCTTCGAGGCGCTGCTCAACGGCCGCCTCACGCCCTATCAGGCGACCGGCGGTTTCACCGCCGCCGGCGGCATGGCCACCGTGCGCTACGACCTCAACGACCTGACCAGCGTGTCGATCTATGGCGGCGGCCAGCGCCTGCTCGGCAGCGTCGGATCGAGCCCCATTCCCAATGTCGCCGGCTCGCGCAACCAGTTCAACGCGGGGCTTGCCGTTTCCCGCTCCTTCATCGTGCATCCGGAAGCCTTCCTGCCGGACCTCTTCTGA